From the Lactuca sativa cultivar Salinas chromosome 9, Lsat_Salinas_v11, whole genome shotgun sequence genome, the window GATCTAACAATGAAAGGAGCAAAATCGACGAAGAAGGCTGATAGCAAGTATGATTTTATCTATCATTTTTTCGTCGGTTCTTATAGATTTAGCTCTGTTAAGATCCATTAGTGTATTTCTCTTGCATTATAGCTCTATGTTGTGTTCTATAACGTTTGTTTTGGCTTTGATTTAGGCTCACAGTGAAGAAAACTGCGGCTAAGGGAAAGGCTGCCAAGGATCCGAACAAGCCTAAGAGACCTGCTAGTGCCTTCTTCGTCTTCATGTAAACATCATGTTTAATGTCGATTTCAATTTACTCATCAGCTTTTTCATTCGATGTATGAATTTGTCGCGTTTGTGATTTGATTAGGGAGGACTTCAGGAAGCAGTACAAGGAGGAGCATCCCGACAATAAATCTGTTGCTGCGGTGAGTATTTCTAGCCAATTTCTTCGAATCTATAATTGTTTAGAAATTCCGTTTGTTATACTTCTGCTTATTTGATTGTATAAACAACGAACAGGTTGGGAAAGCAGGTGGAACAAAATGGAAATCGATGTCTGAATCTGTAAGCAGAAATTCATTTCTACATTTTAACTCAAAAATCGCTTCTAGATCTATCAATTCTGATTTGTTTTGTATAAACTTTCAGGACAAGGCACCTTTTGTTGCCAAAGCTGACAAACGAAAGAAGGAATACGAGAAAAACATTGATGTTTACAACAAAAAAAAGGTAACCATTGTTCGATGCTACGTTTAAATGTTAAACATCCAGATCTGTGTTTTTAATTGTGGATCTGCTGTGTAAAACCAGGCTGCTGGTGGTAATGATGAGGATGATGATTCTGATAAGTCAAAGTCTGAAGTAAATAACGAGGAAGACGAGGAAGGAAGTGACGAGGTATGATTTCAAGGATTTAAACGTGTATGTTCTTGTAAATTGTTTAATTCAATGATCTGATTAATCTGTTGTATTTTTTGTAGGATGAAGATGATGATTGAAGTGGGTTTTATATGATGTAGAATCAGAAGTTAAATCTGTTTTGTAGTTTCATGATGATAATATTAGCATAATGTAGATCTTTAGCTATGGATAATTTTGGCTTGGTTATTATGGTCATAAAATAGTATTGATTAGATGTTAGCTATCATGGTGCACAGAGAGATCTGAATAGTTTTGTTTGCTTTTGTGTTCTTGGTAGTTTTTAATGAAATGCATCATGTTTCAAAAAATAGTGTCTCCGATTTATATCAATTAAATATGACCCAAAATAGTTTAGAAAATATACCTTAAATTACTAATtcattgaattaaaaaaaattaaatatgactaatattttAATAAGGTTTGTACATACCAATAACTTTTCATAGCGCCATTCATACATTTACACGGTTGAAAGCTTTGGTAGCTCTTGGAGTGAAATGCAATTGTGTGCTTCAAGTTTAAGTAATGATGAAGGTAGTTTTGGCAGTATTTCAAGCTTCTTACAACCAATCAGTCGAAGACACGTAAGCCGAGAGAGTTGACCAAAGTCAGCATCTATATGTGTAAAATCATTCCCACTCAAATCCAACTCTTCAAGTGAACATAAACTTTCCAGATTCCTTACACTATCACCTAATAGATTGCAATAACTACAATCTAAAACTCTTAGTGAACATAAATTTGACAAACAAGGCAACACTAAACCCCCATGTGGATGAAATATTCTTAAAATATATGAAAGTGAAAAGAACGAATGCCATGGTTTAGTCTCGAATCTTTCCAGTTTTGTGCATCCAGAGAGAATCAAATGTTGAAGTGACACCAATTCATTTATATTAGGAAATATCTCAAGGTTTTTGCAGTTTTTCAAATTTATGAAAACAAGCATCTTTAAGGTTCCAATTGAAGGGTGAATTTGCACTAGATTCTCACATCCATCAAGTATTAGTTCCTTTAGATTTGGTGTTTTGGTAAAGTCTGGTGTCTTTCTTAAGTTGCAACAATGACTTAGCTTCAATAATGTCAAACTTTCAAAACCATGTTTTAAAAATCCATTCCATATTTGTTTGATGCAACTATAAGAAAGATCAAGAACTAAAAGACTCTCAGGGTTAAAAGTTTTTGGTAAATTCTCAAAAGGATACCCATGCCAACAAAGCAATTGTAGTTCACTTGATAAAAATTCAATCTCATCACTCTTTTTTCTCAATTCCTTCTTGCGTTTTACACCTTCATACTTACTCAAGTCTCCAATATATATGTTCAACAATCGAAGATTAGTCAACTTTCTAAAGCTTTGACCACAAATATTGACTTCTGAACATGAAACATCAATTGCAATCCCTTTAACCAAATCACTTCCCTTATCATTTTCAAGCACATCGCACACATCTATAGGACACCATAACCTACTCCTTTTCCCATGTTCTACAGATTCTTCAATCACTATATTCCACCCCATTTTCTGAACTAAATTTTGCATTTGTATCCTATCTTCACATATACTTATCAATGACTTATCAAGTAAAACTTTAAGATTAGTTGCTAAATATGATTCACATCCATCAAGAATTTTCATCACGTAATCTTTCTTTTCTCCTTTGAAGAAACACGCGATATCAAGAAAAATGTTTTTTTGATCCCTATCTAGCCCATCATAACTTACTCTAAGAAGATTAAGTATAAGAACATGAGGAGTTCTTTCAAGTTTATTTATCTCCTTTTCCCATTCATATAAACTCTTGTTGAACAAAATACTTCCATAAGTCTTTAAAGCAAAAGGGAGTCCATTAACATTGTGAAGAATCCTATTAACAAGTTCAACAAACTCAACTTTCGGATGTTTATCTTTAAAAGCATACAAACTAAACAACTCAAGAGCTTCATCATTATTCAAAAGGGCAATCTCGTAAATATGTTCAACTTGATACGCAATCAACAACCGTTTATCTCTACTTGTTACCACAATCATGCTTCCAGGGTTAAACCAGTCATGATTTCCCGCTACAGCTTCGAATTGACTATAATGATCCACATCATCAAGGACAATTAAGACATTTCTAGCTTGCATTCTTTTCTTCATCACGCTTACCCCTTCACCAACACTTTGTTTTCTTGAATCCCAACTTTTCATGATGTCATCAAGAAGTTTTGTTTGAAGATAATCAAGCCCATTTTGACTCACTATGCCTTTCACATCTTCACAAAAACTATGTCCTTCAAAATgtttatataaaagattataaATAGCTTTTGCAACGGTTGTTTTTCCTATTCCAGCAATGCCACATATTCCTATcatgttgactttatttgacccCACAAATTGTAACAAGTTCATTTGATTTGCTCGCGTGTACAATCCAACTAGGTTGTTGCCAACATGTATGGGCCCATCAATTAGTTTATACAATATGTCCTTTGAGATTATATCAATGAACTTTGACACATTCCTACAAAACCATAAAAAGTAGCACAACATAAGGTTGAAATCTAATTAAGAGgctgtttgatagttgctgattgAGTCAGAGCTAATTGAGTCAGAATCTGACCAAGCAAGAGACATATTAGAGGAATCAGGATCAAACAGTCTGAATCTGACAGAGTAAACAGTTGCTAAGTTTTGCAATTAATGATGTAAAAGTTGATGGAATTAGGTTTTATGGATTACCCATTGGTCATATCATGGAGATCCCATCCTGATAAGTTTGCAGCTGAGGTCAAAGCTTGCTTCCATTTAAAAACCTCTGTTTCATTTGAAGcttcatgcttcatgattgcttcTTTGTAGCTCCCAGTTTGATTGCGAACAACTCCTGGCTTCACATCATAAAAGATACACCTGACTTCATACTTGTCCTTATCTCTCTCCTTACACTCAAGGATTTTCACAAGTTCTTTCAAACATAATGTTGATGAAGCATAGTTGTGCGAGAAGATTACTATCAAAAACCTTGATTGTTCAATGGCTTTGTAGGATTCAAAACATGTTTCTTCTCCTCTACTTAACTTATCATTGTCCCCATAAGTATATATTCCTTTTCTTTTGAAATCACTAAAGAGATGATCCATGAAAGTTTTGCGGATGTCTTCGTCTCTGTAGCTCACAAATACATCATAACCCGATTCGCCAGAAGATGTTGAATCCATTGTAGAAACTTGCTCGAATCAACTCTACTCCAAGGATACTACCCTAATTTTATGCCTGcgtattaattaaaagttaatgagTAGAAAACTCGATATTATTGTCAGATGGTTTTTCTTTTACCTTCAATTTAGGAATAGACCTAACCTAACAGTTTGTATACTTAGATTCGTTAGATGACATGGAGTTAGTTAACTACAAATCATGTTTGATTCAAAAAGAAATCATTTAATTCACAAACTTTCGGGACCTGATCACCTGATTGACTAACTAAAGTGGTAAGTTCGAATCTTCAGTTACAAACTAAGAAACAATGATGAACGATTGTTCTGATTGAAACACTAGGATTTAAAGCAATTAACCGATGTGCGGGGATATTATAAAGTAAAAACAGTTGGCATATCATACCTTAACTTCGCCTTCGTCGTCACCGTCGTATCAGCCGGTGGTTCAGCCTGCTTCGAGAACTCAAAAAGTGGAGTCCGGAGTAATATGAAAGGGATCACGTCATTTCTCTGATAGTCAATGAATGATCCACAGCTGTCAAAGCAAATggtctttttattttattttattttatttttttttagtatttggttaattttttttatgttattacCAATAAATTTACATTTTATGTTAAAAAACTATTCTTGTAAGAGATGTCGATTTCAGAGCTATGGGTTTTATAGGAATTGTAGCCTTTCTTGAAAATTTAACCAACGAGAGTTGCAAGATTTTTACTATTGCCTTGACAAGAAACATTGTTTAATGATATAAAGAGAATGGACATCATTGCTTATTACAGTTAACTTGTTCGAGGGTTGTCTTCGTTCCAGAATGAATGTCCTCAATTGAAAAGGTAAGCCACAATTGTATGGATTTAGAGTTTGCATTATTTCGTTTGGAAGAGTAGAAGAAGATATTGTTGATTGTCTAATTTTAGGGCACAAATTTGGAAAAGAGTTAAGAAATACATTATATTACGTATCAGTTATTCTTTTTTGAAAGAGCCACGTATCGGCTATTCTTAAATGTCATGTAGATGCCAATTAGGTTCTAACCTATAATAACCGGTTGTAAGGATAGTTTTGAACACAAAATAAGAGTTTAAGTTTATTAGAAAAATAATGTACAACAAAGTGATAGAATATGAAACAAAAATAATAGTTGATTACCtttataagtcattttcctaAGTTGAAATATCTTATTTAGACTCATTTAATTAAATAAGTTGTAATTTCTTTTACCTAAATTCGTTTACTTTATTTCGACTTCATGCTAGATTTAAAATATAGTTTAGACATTGTAAACGCACCGGGTCGTGATATGTTAAAACATTAAACAAGTTGACATAGCTTAACCCTAACCTTATCACTTTTTTTTAAGTAGTGTCATGCAACCGTCTAATTAAACGTGTGAGAATATCTTATCCAAACCAGTTCATTATGTGACACTACAAAAATATGCTTTCTAGTCTAAAAGATCATTTTAGTCCTAGAGGATGCTTTCCATTTCTAAATCCTCGAAAGTATGTCTTGTGGTCCAAAAGATCTATGCATAAGACTTTCGTCTCATGAGATATAtaagttttagacaccaaaagcCTTTAATCATTTTCAGTTCTATTTCGGTACAATTAGAAtcgtttttataaagcataagtTAACAAATATACTTTCATGCATAATACAATGTCATGTAATGTAATGCATGATTTCCAAACACACGGGTTTGGGGAGTCCATGTCCACGTTTTCAGAATCGCTGACACCTTACCAATTAGGATGAACATGTCACTCCTAAGAGACTTATTTTCCATAAGTCATAGCTTGTATTCACTATTTTCCATAAGCCATAACTTGTATTAACTATTTTCCATAAGGCGTAGCTTGTATTCACTATTTTCCATAAGCTGTAGTTTGTATTCATTTGACATTATAATGTCACTATCCCCTCATTGAGATGTATGTCTAGATATATTACCAATCCAATGCAATCAATTTCATATGTATGCATGAACTTACTACAAGCACACTTTCCAAATGCATTTACTCCATATTTATATAATGCTATTTCATGAGTTATGCAATTACTCattatgtaatgtaaaagataACATATCATTTCATAACACATTTCATAAGGAAACTATATCCAAAAAGTAATTCAATAACTAGAAAAAACATTCATAAAAAATACAATTTGTGACATATATACAAGTTTAAAGATTCCATATGTACTCACATTTGGTAGTTAGTTGTGCTAACTACTATTCTCGTCCTTGCCTTTGCTCTTGTTCCAATCCTCCCTTCAACCCTATTCAATGTATTTTCTAAGATCACTTAATTTTTCCATAATGCTATATTAAATCAAAGTTTCCTAATCTACATTCCTTATATTACGATTCCAAGTCCTAAGTACTTACTTGAACTAGTGATTTCATGAAAAATCCTTTTTAGAAGTTTTTAAAGATCAATGCATAATCTTTTGGCCTTGATTACATATAAAAGTTCAAAATATTAGAGTTTTAAAGTACAAGAGTTTTAAAGTAAAATATCATAATATGAGTTTAACCAAAACCATACGTACACGACCTTCAAAATATCCGAACATAGGCTACGAGTCAATTTCTAATCCTCGGGTACATGTCAAAATAATAGGTTATAAGTAATATCAAAATCTAACTATGTAATGAAATTGGGAATGACGATACCCAATTTCCAAGTTAGATtccaaaaatcatttaaaaaccttTTTAAACCATTTCCAATCCATTTCAATGTAGTATAAGTTTTGGGAGGTAAAAAAACACCAACCAAGAGTGTGTGACATTCTTTTACTAATTAGTAGTTACATTTTCCAACTAGATGATTACTAAAAGTGACCATATAATTGTACACGGCTTATAtatcataccatatgaatataactagtttttttcttttattattattttctaaaaataataaTTCTCATTTAGTTGTCAAAATATTATTTCCCTAAAATAAtcattttccaattaaatacaagaaatataaatatttatcaaggttgaaattcttataaataatatattaacattAAGTTGTTGTTCGTGTGACATTTTAGGATCGTATATTATCCAGAAATATTATTCTATAATGTTTCTTAAGCATAAAGATCTTTCAAAcatatccaaaaatatttttatgccATGCACACATATGTCATAAGGTCATATAACAAACAatttatgtaattaaaattaataatttcaaaatatttttcaaacaaGTAGTAGGGGACATACACTCTGGTAGGTACTCACCTTAATCCAATACTTAACAAGCCGTACACATTCTTCCCAAGCTCTATGCTTCTCAAATACCACCTAGTAAAACATTATAGGATGTCAAAAGACTAGAATAATTATATAGGATCTCATATTACTTCCTAAGATCAAATTTCTCCATATTAATCATAATATGAATTATGGAGGCCATTGGATTCCATAGGAATGAACCAAATCGAGTTACAAGCAAAATATAAATACTAAATAGAACACCTGACACGATCTATTTTAATTAGATACTCCCTATATCATGCCTGACATGGATCTTGTCACTTTAGCATAAGATGACACTCCCGCGTCATTTTTGTTGTACACTCATTTTGTGCAGATTTTTCAAGGAGATTTTGTGTATGAATCTTTACACTAAGGACCTCAATTACACATCAAAATTCCTCTAATGAATATAATAATTTGAAATATTGTAACATTTGAATCCTAAGGCacattttattttttaagtttGGATGTTTGGAGTTGCCACGACATGGTGGAGGCACCACTATGATGTGGCAAGACATTTTTGGATGTGGACTTCATTTAATTTGCCACATCGTGGTAGTCTATGGGCCACGGTGTGGCCGCCACCTGGTGGCCTAAACCTTAATTTtccgggtttgcaccctatttaaaggaacgaggaggctagggtttgtccATCTTCAACCTCTATCACCCTCCTGAGATCtgaagaaaccctaatccctttccTCCATCGTTGAAGCTTATTTTGGTGCTTTTGAAATATCTTgtaggaagaaggaagaagaagtGAGCCAAGATCCAACAAGGTTGTGTTCTGATTATGTTCAGTAAGAGATATTCTATCGATTTGGTTTCGACTCCTTTGAGAGGGCTGAAGGTCACTGTGGGTATAGATTAGTTGGGAACCAATGAGGCTATGATTGATTATGAAAGCCAGTTGGTgagagtttgaaccccaagtaggggagaactggttattcatggagaGGGTGCTCAACATGGACCAACACTCTGTTCAATTGCGAGAGTTAGGAGATATATGCAACATGGATACTCGATTGGAGGGGTTGACATTTTTTTTGTGATATGCCTATTGTTTGGGAGTTCCCTGATGATTTTCTAGGAGTTCCTCCTGAGAGGAAGGTGGAGTTTCGGATCGATTTGCTTCAgggtgcgactccgatagccaaggtatCGTACCATTTAGCACTTCCAGAGATGCATgatttgtctacacagctgcacgagctactagacaagggttttatcaggtgACATAGTTCGCAATGGGGAGCACATATCCTatttatgaagaagaagaaggatggttcgcaatGGATGTGTTTTGATTaatgggagttgaacaagctgatacTGAAGAACTAATATCCGCTcttgaggatcgacgatttatttgaccaacttcagagTGCAttttggttctctaagattgatttgcgatcggGTTACCACCAGTTGATGGTTAGAGATGAGGTGTGCAGAAGACGGCCTTCAGGACTccttatggtcattacaagtttgtggtTATGCCATTCGGGGTCACCAACACACCAACAACGTCCATAGATCTCATGAAAAGGATGTGAAGGCTGACGTTGGATCGGTCTTTGAttatgttcattgatgatatcttggtctattctatgACCAAGGAGTAGCATAAGGAGCATCTACAGGAGGTTTTGGaaaccttgaggagggagaagcAGATGGGTTTTATAGAATACAAAATCATATACAATGTGGAAAACACTTAACAATTAAGAGGGTACATGCATCCTATAAAGGGGCTATCATAACACTTTGAAGGAAACATACAATGCACAATAAAACtagcataaaccctaatgtagtcaaaatcatgggattagggttacatacctttgatttattatattaaacaaatcacttcaatccCTTGTAGTTGTTGGACTTGGAAAACTTAGCACCAAAAGGATGATGCTTCTAATGGCTCACCCAAACCCTAGAACTAGAGgacaagaggagagaggagaTTTTTGGCCAAAGTATTCTTGTAGGAAGAGTATGCATGAAAATGTTAACCCTTGTGGTCCTATTAATAGTGTGGATGAGACAAGGAAAAccttagatttgaataataaaatatttagatttATTCTATTCAAATATGGTATCCTTgaatattctagaaaccctagaacactCCCAAATTTCATTCACCACTATATGGGTTCTATAATTTTCTTTCCTTACTCAAttatgaacaattacaattcaacccttgtacctttaattaattccagtTAATCCCGTATTAATTCCatattaattttgattaataattacttaattctaattgatttcacattaatttattaatcatataaatatatGAATCAATCATTTAACAATTGAtctcaaattaatttattaattacataataaattaacaaacaaATTATCtattttcaattaatatattaatcacaatatattactaaatcatttattataatttattaatcatataataaactaataaacatatcctctctctctctctcattctctccctctctctctaaaTGTGATTCTTACAGagttctagttatgagggcaaccccaAAAGGAATTTGATTCTAActacaagaatataccaatttagttattgacttagacatcttaatccaacagtctcccacttggataagtctataactacaattgcaagtataaaCCTTGAACTAAATAAAAAACCATGCTTTTCAAAGCCACTGCTGAACTCTGATTCAAATCAAACGTTGTCagtaagataagtgatcaactattccttcgttatactagatatcgtatggacatgaga encodes:
- the LOC111921235 gene encoding high mobility group B protein 3 is translated as MKGAKSTKKADSKLTVKKTAAKGKAAKDPNKPKRPASAFFVFMEDFRKQYKEEHPDNKSVAAVGKAGGTKWKSMSESDKAPFVAKADKRKKEYEKNIDVYNKKKAAGGNDEDDDSDKSKSEVNNEEDEEGSDEDEDDD
- the LOC111921234 gene encoding disease resistance protein RPV1 — translated: MDSTSSGESGYDVFVSYRDEDIRKTFMDHLFSDFKRKGIYTYGDNDKLSRGEETCFESYKAIEQSRFLIVIFSHNYASSTLCLKELVKILECKERDKDKYEVRCIFYDVKPGVVRNQTGSYKEAIMKHEASNETEVFKWKQALTSAANLSGWDLHDMTNGNVSKFIDIISKDILYKLIDGPIHVGNNLVGLYTRANQMNLLQFVGSNKVNMIGICGIAGIGKTTVAKAIYNLLYKHFEGHSFCEDVKGIVSQNGLDYLQTKLLDDIMKSWDSRKQSVGEGVSVMKKRMQARNVLIVLDDVDHYSQFEAVAGNHDWFNPGSMIVVTSRDKRLLIAYQVEHIYEIALLNNDEALELFSLYAFKDKHPKVEFVELVNRILHNVNGLPFALKTYGSILFNKSLYEWEKEINKLERTPHVLILNLLRVSYDGLDRDQKNIFLDIACFFKGEKKDYVMKILDGCESYLATNLKVLLDKSLISICEDRIQMQNLVQKMGWNIVIEESVEHGKRSRLWCPIDVCDVLENDKGSDLVKGIAIDVSCSEVNICGQSFRKLTNLRLLNIYIGDLSKYEGVKRKKELRKKSDEIEFLSSELQLLCWHGYPFENLPKTFNPESLLVLDLSYSCIKQIWNGFLKHGFESLTLLKLSHCCNLRKTPDFTKTPNLKELILDGCENLVQIHPSIGTLKMLVFINLKNCKNLEIFPNINELVSLQHLILSGCTKLERFETKPWHSFFSLSYILRIFHPHGGLVLPCLSNLCSLRVLDCSYCNLLGDSVRNLESLCSLEELDLSGNDFTHIDADFGQLSRLTCLRLIGCKKLEILPKLPSSLLKLEAHNCISLQELPKLSTV